A part of Verrucomicrobiia bacterium genomic DNA contains:
- the nuoK gene encoding NADH-quinone oxidoreductase subunit NuoK, translating into MTPLASYLLVSALLFAIGLAGAVTRRNAILALIGIELMLNAANLNFIAFWRFGPHPEALTGVMFVIFSIAIAAAEAAVGLALIIAIYRHYKTANLDEVRNLKG; encoded by the coding sequence ATGACACCACTCGCGTCATACTTGCTCGTGAGCGCACTGCTTTTCGCCATTGGGCTGGCCGGGGCCGTCACGCGGCGCAACGCCATCCTCGCGCTCATCGGCATCGAACTGATGCTGAACGCGGCGAACCTGAATTTCATCGCGTTCTGGCGCTTCGGGCCGCATCCCGAGGCGCTGACGGGCGTGATGTTTGTGATTTTCTCCATCGCCATTGCGGCGGCGGAAGCGGCGGTGGGTCTTGCGCTCATCATCGCCATCTACCGCCATTACAAAACGGCGAATCTGGATGAGGTAAGGAATCTCAAGGGATGA
- a CDS encoding NADH-quinone oxidoreductase subunit M, which translates to MNSFPWLTALTLLPVFGGVVAIGLRDQQKLARKLTLTFSFLSLGLTLLLWKNFDAASGELQFAEQFDWVKSLGIQYRLGVDGLGILMLLLTAIVTPLALMAFWRNEDRPHIFGALVLWLQAGLFGTFTALNFFHWFLFWELALIPAFFLIKLWGGPNRGPAATQFFIYTMVGSVALLLSFLALRLATGSFDFIELAKLAKSGELTSKIGDAFQHAMGWSGLSNQTLALILFAGAFLGFAVKVPVFPFHTWLPSAYAEAPSPVTMLLTGVMSKMGVYGFLRILLPIFPDQIRLVLTPLLWLAVLTIVLSACAAFAQRDLKRMLAYSSINHLGYCLLAMFAAVGLPAGVNQIALQKAAALDGVLLQMFNHGLTASALFLFISLLERRSGGLRGLQDFGGIRKVVPVFTGLMGIALFSSLGLPGLNGFVGEFLIFKGVFPLAPWAAAIATIGLLVTAIFLLTLIQRVFCGPLNEKWLKLPDLNFAEGLLVLPGIGLMFVLGLYPQLVLGVIDATVVKLVQQLNF; encoded by the coding sequence ATGAACAGTTTTCCCTGGCTGACCGCGCTCACGCTCCTCCCGGTCTTCGGCGGGGTGGTGGCCATTGGTTTGCGCGATCAGCAGAAGCTCGCGCGCAAGCTGACGCTGACGTTCAGCTTCCTTTCGCTCGGGCTGACGCTGCTGTTATGGAAGAATTTCGATGCGGCGAGCGGCGAACTGCAATTTGCCGAGCAGTTCGACTGGGTGAAATCGCTCGGCATCCAATATCGCCTCGGCGTGGATGGGCTCGGGATTTTGATGCTGCTGCTCACGGCCATTGTGACGCCGCTGGCGTTGATGGCGTTTTGGCGCAATGAAGACCGGCCGCACATCTTCGGCGCGCTGGTGCTGTGGTTGCAGGCGGGCCTGTTCGGCACGTTCACGGCGTTGAATTTCTTCCACTGGTTTCTGTTCTGGGAACTGGCGCTGATTCCCGCGTTCTTCCTCATCAAGCTCTGGGGCGGGCCCAATCGCGGCCCGGCGGCGACGCAGTTCTTTATTTACACGATGGTGGGCAGCGTGGCGTTGCTGCTGAGCTTCCTCGCGCTGCGGCTGGCGACCGGCAGTTTTGATTTCATTGAGCTGGCGAAACTGGCGAAGAGTGGCGAACTCACATCCAAGATCGGAGATGCGTTCCAGCACGCGATGGGCTGGAGCGGGCTCAGCAATCAGACGCTGGCTTTGATTCTTTTCGCCGGCGCATTTCTCGGGTTTGCCGTGAAGGTGCCGGTGTTTCCGTTCCACACGTGGCTGCCGTCGGCGTATGCGGAGGCGCCCAGCCCGGTGACGATGCTGCTCACCGGCGTGATGTCGAAGATGGGCGTGTATGGCTTCCTGCGCATCCTGCTGCCGATTTTCCCTGATCAGATCCGGCTCGTGCTGACGCCGCTGCTCTGGCTCGCGGTGCTGACCATCGTGCTCTCGGCGTGCGCGGCGTTCGCCCAGCGCGACTTGAAGCGCATGCTGGCGTATTCGTCCATCAACCACCTGGGCTATTGCCTGCTGGCGATGTTTGCGGCGGTCGGCCTGCCGGCGGGCGTGAATCAGATCGCCCTTCAAAAGGCCGCCGCGCTGGACGGCGTGCTGCTCCAGATGTTCAACCACGGTCTCACGGCATCGGCGCTGTTCCTGTTCATCAGCCTGCTGGAGCGGCGGAGCGGGGGACTGCGCGGGCTGCAGGATTTCGGCGGCATCCGGAAGGTGGTGCCGGTGTTCACGGGCTTGATGGGCATTGCGCTGTTCTCGTCACTCGGGCTGCCTGGCCTGAATGGCTTTGTCGGTGAATTCCTCATCTTCAAGGGCGTGTTCCCGCTGGCGCCGTGGGCGGCGGCCATTGCGACGATCGGTTTGCTGGTGACCGCGATTTTCCTGCTGACGCTGATTCAGCGCGTGTTCTGCGGCCCGCTGAATGAGAAGTGGCTCAAGCTTCCGGATTTGAATTTCGCGGAGGGGTTGCTCGTGTTACCGGGCATCGGGCTGATGTTTGTGCTTGGCCTTTACCCGCAGCTCGTGCTGGGCGTGATTGACGCAACGGTTGTGAAGCTGGTGCAACAACTGAATTTTTGA
- a CDS encoding M12 family metallo-peptidase — MHIASPRLRFLPTPVAGFFQLPKVALVLAVCLGTATAARSQSLPADTNSWTPLTAPPAGKIGAARWVQPLQGALFRLNRTVMRTRLGKARQIDPALARNAGTEVELPMPDGTTARFVVVDAPVMAPELAAKFPEIKTYAGQGIDDPQATVRLDLSPQGFHAQILSPRGAVYVDPAYRGDDEDHVSYYKRDYVKPFDDWKCTTAERGGTATGAGAGTSGVVANKIQSGTALRTYQLAVACTGEYAAYFGGTVTNAMSAIITAVNRVDGVYETELAVRLVLVANNNLLVYTNATTDPYSNNDGVAMLSQNQSTVDAVIGSANYDIGHVFSTGGGGIANLGCVCVAGYKAKGVTGSPVPNGDAFWIDYVAHEMGHQFGANHTFNSETGSCSGNRNPGTAYEPGSGSTIMAYAGICPPNDLQPHSDPYFHTASLDEIQTYLAGAGGGCAVVTATGNNPPTVSAGTTHTIPASTPFMLTATGSDPNGDTLSYCWEERDLGAGADVTGVDGGSGPLFRSLSPVNSSTRYFPKLSSVLVGTNWNQEVLPTTSRTMNFRVTARDNRVGGGGVADADTQVTVASGAGPFVVTAPNTATNWSGSRTVTWNVAGTAGAPINASGVDIYLSTNGGNTFTFLLASNAANSGSAPVVLPNLTSTQARIMVKGTGNIFYDVSDANFNISPGSPTPLVQSVGAVLVAESGSPTNGAVDPYETVTVNWSLSNVGSAPTTNLTATLLTSNGVYYPSAAQNFGVIPAGGMVTRPFTFTPAGTCGGSVTGLLQLVDGTANMGTVAQVFPLGGVQVQVITQSFNNASFITIRDTNSALPYPSTINVSGISGTVSKVTAKINGLTHAYVSDVDVLLVNPGGQGVKLIGGCGDTSAVSGVNLTFDDAATVSLPATGPFSSGTYLPTDYYPSDLLPSPAPQPPYGSLLSTLAGSNPNGQWSLFVADFLAGDSGSISGGWNLTFVISNATSACVETFPTPTLASTTWSNNVVRFAWNAIPGPHYQVQYRTNLATGAWQNLGAAIQATNTAMSITDAVSNAPIRFYRVVVSE, encoded by the coding sequence ATGCACATCGCCTCACCCCGCTTGCGTTTCCTCCCCACACCGGTTGCTGGTTTTTTTCAGCTTCCCAAAGTCGCGCTGGTCCTGGCGGTTTGCCTGGGGACAGCGACGGCCGCGCGGAGTCAATCTTTGCCGGCGGACACGAACAGCTGGACGCCTTTGACGGCGCCGCCGGCCGGAAAAATCGGCGCCGCGCGCTGGGTGCAGCCGTTGCAAGGGGCGCTGTTTCGCCTGAACCGGACGGTAATGCGCACCCGGCTTGGCAAGGCCCGCCAGATTGACCCGGCGCTGGCCCGGAACGCCGGCACGGAAGTCGAGTTGCCCATGCCCGACGGCACCACGGCACGCTTTGTGGTGGTTGATGCGCCGGTCATGGCGCCGGAACTGGCGGCCAAATTCCCCGAGATCAAGACCTACGCGGGGCAAGGGATCGATGATCCACAGGCAACCGTGCGGCTGGACCTCTCGCCGCAAGGTTTCCACGCGCAAATTCTGTCGCCGCGCGGGGCCGTGTATGTGGACCCCGCTTACCGGGGCGATGACGAGGACCACGTCAGCTATTACAAGCGCGATTACGTCAAACCTTTCGATGACTGGAAATGCACGACGGCGGAGCGCGGCGGGACGGCAACCGGCGCGGGCGCGGGAACATCGGGTGTGGTGGCGAACAAGATTCAATCGGGCACGGCGCTGCGGACATACCAGCTCGCGGTGGCGTGCACGGGTGAATATGCCGCTTACTTTGGCGGGACGGTGACGAACGCGATGAGCGCCATCATCACGGCGGTAAACCGCGTGGATGGCGTTTACGAAACCGAACTGGCCGTGCGCCTGGTGCTGGTGGCGAACAATAATCTGCTGGTTTACACAAATGCCACCACCGATCCCTACAGCAACAACGATGGCGTGGCGATGTTGTCGCAGAACCAGAGCACGGTCGATGCTGTCATCGGCAGTGCAAACTACGACATTGGCCATGTCTTCAGCACCGGCGGCGGCGGCATCGCCAACCTCGGTTGCGTTTGCGTGGCTGGTTACAAGGCCAAGGGTGTTACGGGTTCGCCGGTCCCCAACGGGGATGCGTTTTGGATCGATTACGTCGCCCACGAAATGGGCCATCAATTTGGCGCGAACCACACGTTCAACAGCGAGACCGGCAGCTGCTCCGGCAATCGCAACCCCGGCACCGCCTACGAGCCAGGCAGCGGTTCAACCATCATGGCCTATGCCGGGATCTGCCCGCCGAATGACCTGCAGCCACACAGCGATCCCTACTTTCACACGGCGAGTCTGGATGAAATTCAAACCTACCTGGCGGGAGCCGGCGGCGGTTGCGCGGTGGTGACCGCGACGGGCAACAACCCGCCCACGGTCAGTGCCGGCACCACCCATACGATTCCCGCGTCAACGCCTTTCATGTTGACCGCGACGGGCAGCGATCCCAATGGCGACACGCTGAGCTACTGCTGGGAGGAGCGCGATCTGGGCGCGGGCGCTGACGTCACCGGTGTGGACGGTGGCTCGGGCCCGCTGTTCCGGTCGCTCTCCCCGGTGAACAGTTCGACGCGGTATTTTCCCAAACTGTCCAGCGTGCTCGTGGGAACGAACTGGAACCAGGAAGTGCTGCCGACAACGTCGCGGACGATGAACTTTCGGGTGACGGCGCGGGACAACCGGGTGGGCGGCGGCGGCGTGGCCGACGCGGACACGCAGGTGACGGTCGCGAGCGGCGCCGGCCCCTTTGTGGTGACGGCACCCAACACGGCCACGAACTGGTCGGGCAGCCGCACCGTGACCTGGAATGTGGCGGGCACAGCCGGGGCGCCGATTAATGCCAGCGGCGTGGACATCTATCTTTCCACCAACGGTGGCAACACCTTCACCTTCCTGCTCGCCTCCAACGCAGCCAATTCCGGATCGGCTCCGGTCGTCCTCCCGAATCTTACCTCCACTCAGGCCCGCATCATGGTCAAAGGCACCGGGAACATCTTTTACGACGTGTCTGATGCAAACTTCAACATCAGTCCAGGCAGTCCCACGCCTTTGGTGCAGTCGGTGGGCGCGGTGTTGGTGGCCGAGTCTGGTTCGCCCACCAACGGCGCGGTGGACCCCTACGAAACCGTGACCGTCAACTGGTCGCTGTCCAACGTCGGCAGCGCCCCAACCACGAACCTGACGGCCACCCTGTTGACGTCCAACGGCGTTTATTATCCGAGTGCCGCCCAAAACTTCGGGGTCATTCCCGCGGGTGGCATGGTCACCCGGCCCTTCACGTTCACGCCGGCCGGGACCTGCGGCGGTTCCGTGACGGGCCTGCTTCAGTTGGTGGATGGCACCGCGAACATGGGCACCGTGGCGCAAGTATTTCCGTTGGGCGGAGTGCAGGTTCAGGTCATCACGCAGTCTTTCAACAACGCCAGCTTCATCACCATTCGCGATACCAACAGCGCGCTGCCGTATCCGTCCACCATCAACGTTTCCGGCATCAGCGGAACTGTCAGTAAAGTGACGGCCAAAATCAACGGCCTGACTCACGCTTATGTGAGCGATGTTGACGTCCTGCTCGTGAATCCGGGCGGGCAGGGGGTCAAGCTCATTGGTGGCTGTGGTGACACGAGCGCGGTTAGCGGTGTGAACCTCACCTTTGACGATGCGGCAACGGTTTCCCTGCCGGCAACCGGGCCGTTTTCCTCCGGGACGTATCTGCCGACGGATTATTACCCAAGCGACCTGCTGCCCAGTCCGGCGCCACAGCCTCCCTATGGCAGTCTGTTATCGACGTTGGCCGGTTCCAATCCCAATGGACAATGGTCCCTCTTCGTTGCTGATTTTCTGGCTGGAGACAGCGGCAGCATTTCGGGCGGATGGAATCTGACGTTTGTGATTTCGAATGCCACTTCGGCCTGCGTTGAGACATTTCCGACGCCAACCCTGGCCAGCACCACCTGGTCCAACAATGTGGTGCGGTTTGCCTGGAATGCGATCCCCGGTCCGCATTATCAGGTTCAATACCGGACGAACCTTGCGACGGGCGCGTGGCAAAATCTGGGGGCCGCCATCCAGGCCACCAACACTGCCATGAGCATCACGGACGCCGTCAGCAACGCGCCCATACGCTTTTATCGGGTGGTGGTTTCCGAGTGA
- a CDS encoding NADH-quinone oxidoreductase subunit M, translated as MLAWTIYISFFGVLVLMLLPRDDARSARKVALLTAIAGLAVALIGAWQQGNPGEITTITNHAWIPSLGANYHLAADGISLTLVVLTGLAAIAGILFSWNIEKRTKEFFAFYLALIGGVYGVFLSFDLLLLFVFYELTIIPKYFLIARWGSTRKEYGAMKLALYSFVGSHLVLIGLIAAWVVARAQTGQATLDLVQLSQVHFPVGFQRWAFPLVFVGFGILAGLWPFHTWAPTGHVAAPTAGSMLLAGVVMKLGAYGCLRVAMVLFPEGVVMWKTTIAVLAVIGIVYGAGVALVQKDFKFVIGYSSVSHMGFVLLGLATLNSVGLSGAVLQMFSHGIIAGLLFAVVGRMVYDRTHTRDFNNLETMGLNKLLPFAAGTFVVAGIASMGLPGFSGFVAELQVLWGAWQAFPTAAIVAGVGIIVGVAYTLRAIQKAFYADAPAPDPDDEVEAHHPLPPVSVPERLGAALLIATSLAIGLFPNLLLHWIQPCVNSPLFQHLVKGGAL; from the coding sequence ATGTTAGCCTGGACCATTTACATTTCGTTTTTCGGCGTGCTGGTGCTGATGCTCCTGCCGCGCGATGACGCCCGCTCGGCGCGCAAGGTGGCGCTGCTGACGGCCATCGCCGGGTTGGCCGTGGCGCTCATCGGGGCGTGGCAGCAGGGCAACCCGGGCGAAATCACCACCATCACCAACCACGCCTGGATTCCCTCGCTCGGGGCGAATTATCATCTCGCGGCGGACGGCATCAGCCTGACGCTGGTGGTGCTGACCGGCCTCGCGGCCATCGCGGGCATTTTGTTTTCCTGGAACATCGAGAAGCGGACGAAGGAATTCTTTGCGTTCTACCTCGCATTGATTGGCGGCGTCTATGGCGTGTTCCTGAGCTTCGATCTGCTCCTGCTGTTCGTGTTCTACGAGTTGACGATCATCCCCAAGTATTTCCTCATCGCGCGCTGGGGCAGCACGCGGAAGGAATACGGCGCGATGAAGCTGGCGTTGTATTCGTTCGTGGGCAGCCATCTCGTGCTGATCGGCCTCATTGCGGCGTGGGTGGTGGCGCGGGCACAGACGGGCCAGGCCACGCTGGATTTGGTGCAGCTTTCGCAGGTGCATTTTCCCGTCGGTTTTCAGCGCTGGGCGTTTCCGCTGGTGTTCGTGGGCTTCGGCATTCTGGCCGGCTTGTGGCCGTTTCACACCTGGGCGCCGACGGGCCATGTCGCCGCGCCGACGGCGGGCTCGATGTTGCTCGCGGGCGTGGTGATGAAACTCGGCGCTTACGGCTGCCTGCGGGTGGCGATGGTGCTGTTCCCGGAAGGCGTGGTGATGTGGAAAACCACCATCGCCGTGCTGGCGGTCATCGGCATCGTTTATGGCGCCGGCGTGGCGCTGGTGCAGAAGGATTTCAAGTTCGTCATCGGCTATTCGAGCGTGAGCCACATGGGCTTTGTGCTGCTCGGCCTGGCGACCTTGAATTCGGTTGGCCTGAGCGGCGCGGTGTTGCAGATGTTTTCGCATGGCATCATCGCGGGTTTGTTGTTCGCGGTGGTGGGGCGGATGGTTTACGACCGGACGCACACACGGGATTTCAATAACCTTGAAACGATGGGGCTGAACAAGCTGCTGCCCTTCGCGGCGGGCACGTTTGTGGTCGCGGGCATTGCCTCGATGGGGCTGCCCGGCTTCAGCGGGTTCGTGGCCGAACTGCAGGTGCTCTGGGGTGCGTGGCAGGCGTTCCCAACGGCGGCGATCGTGGCCGGCGTGGGCATTATTGTCGGCGTGGCCTACACGCTGCGCGCGATTCAAAAGGCGTTTTATGCGGACGCACCGGCGCCTGACCCGGACGATGAAGTGGAAGCGCATCATCCGTTGCCGCCGGTTTCCGTGCCGGAGCGCCTCGGTGCGGCGCTGCTCATCGCGACGTCGCTGGCCATCGGTTTGTTCCCGAACCTGCTGCTGCACTGGATTCAGCCTTGCGTGAATTCGCCCCTGTTCCAGCACCTGGTGAAGGGAGGTGCGCTGTGA
- a CDS encoding NADH-quinone oxidoreductase subunit J: MSPTFLILAFATLLSAAAAMSLRNLVHCALSLVVTFAGLAALYLQLHAQFVGFAQVLVYVGAVAILIVFAILLTRSGDTPNQAVLAPGWMAGIIISAVVFAALGWAVLSSGALVASTPEVPEVTVKNIGDALMTKYILPLEVVGVLLTAAMIGAVIIAMKDERPDAK, encoded by the coding sequence GTGTCCCCGACCTTCCTCATTCTCGCGTTCGCCACGCTGCTTTCCGCGGCGGCGGCCATGAGTTTGCGCAACCTCGTCCACTGCGCGCTGTCGCTCGTGGTGACGTTCGCGGGGCTGGCGGCGCTGTATCTGCAACTCCACGCGCAATTCGTCGGTTTTGCACAGGTGCTGGTTTACGTTGGTGCGGTTGCCATCCTGATTGTGTTTGCGATTCTCCTCACGCGCAGCGGCGACACGCCAAACCAGGCGGTGCTCGCGCCGGGCTGGATGGCCGGCATCATCATCTCGGCGGTCGTCTTCGCTGCCCTTGGCTGGGCCGTGTTGAGCAGCGGTGCCCTGGTGGCATCCACGCCGGAGGTGCCGGAGGTCACCGTAAAGAACATCGGCGACGCGCTGATGACAAAATACATTTTGCCGCTCGAAGTCGTCGGCGTGCTGCTGACAGCGGCAATGATTGGCGCGGTCATCATTGCGATGAAGGACGAGAGGCCGGACGCGAAATGA
- a CDS encoding NADH-quinone oxidoreductase subunit N, translated as MSYLEILQWAAPETVVVLTALVVLAADLLVLREQPVRIRFGLGALIASLGCAAALFFVLGASGQVNLFNGIFVVNPLTSLVKAAVLALTIFTVVLSAQGRFTEHVGEYLALILLATVGMMFLVSTEDLLMIFISLELLSLSLYVLTAFNKRNLKSAEAALKYFLFGGMAAAFTLFGLSLLYGLSGSTNLPQIAAGLAGKGLDPLLLVAIVTVVIGFGFKVAAVPFHLWAPDAYEGAPTPSAAFIASGSKVASFFILAKVMMVGFAGAEGSAGWHVMNSGWVPVLAVVAVLSMVLGNFTAIAQSSVKRLLAYSAIAHAGYLLLAVVANTASGQTALLFYVITYALTTLGAFGVVGVVEDATGGDGLENFAGLSRRAPLLSLCLLVFLLSLGGIPPLAGFVGKFFVFSSVVGAEANHLTLLWLVVVAILMSAVSFYYYLRVLKQAYVADAPAGVERIAVPVATQIALAVLALLVVLLGCAPQGLWHLLSAAAQAVQ; from the coding sequence GTGAGCTACCTCGAAATCCTGCAATGGGCCGCGCCCGAAACTGTGGTGGTGCTCACCGCGCTGGTCGTGCTGGCGGCGGATCTGCTGGTGTTGCGCGAGCAGCCGGTGCGAATCCGCTTTGGCTTGGGCGCGCTGATCGCGAGTCTGGGGTGTGCTGCGGCCTTGTTCTTTGTGCTGGGCGCGTCCGGTCAGGTCAATCTGTTCAACGGCATTTTCGTCGTCAACCCGCTGACCAGCCTGGTGAAGGCGGCGGTCCTGGCGCTGACGATTTTCACCGTTGTGCTTTCGGCGCAAGGCAGGTTCACGGAGCACGTCGGCGAGTATCTCGCGCTGATCCTGCTCGCGACGGTCGGCATGATGTTCCTCGTCAGCACTGAGGATTTGTTGATGATTTTCATCTCGCTGGAACTGCTCAGCCTCTCGTTGTATGTGCTGACGGCGTTCAACAAGCGCAACCTCAAATCGGCCGAGGCGGCACTGAAATACTTCCTGTTCGGCGGCATGGCGGCGGCGTTCACACTCTTCGGACTGAGCCTGCTTTACGGACTGTCGGGTTCCACGAATCTGCCGCAAATCGCCGCCGGGCTGGCGGGCAAAGGGCTCGACCCGTTGCTGCTCGTGGCGATCGTGACGGTGGTGATCGGTTTTGGTTTCAAAGTGGCGGCGGTGCCGTTCCACTTGTGGGCGCCGGATGCCTACGAAGGCGCGCCCACGCCGAGTGCGGCGTTCATCGCGTCGGGTTCCAAGGTGGCCAGCTTCTTCATTCTCGCGAAGGTGATGATGGTCGGCTTTGCAGGGGCCGAAGGCAGCGCCGGCTGGCACGTGATGAACTCCGGCTGGGTGCCCGTGCTGGCGGTCGTGGCGGTGCTTTCGATGGTGCTCGGCAATTTCACGGCCATCGCGCAGTCGAGCGTGAAACGGCTGCTCGCATATTCGGCGATTGCGCACGCGGGTTACCTGTTGCTGGCGGTGGTGGCAAACACGGCATCCGGCCAGACGGCGCTGCTCTTTTACGTGATTACGTATGCGCTGACCACGCTCGGGGCGTTTGGAGTGGTTGGCGTGGTGGAAGACGCGACGGGCGGCGATGGATTGGAAAACTTCGCGGGCCTCAGCCGCCGCGCGCCGTTGCTGTCGCTGTGCCTGCTCGTGTTTCTGCTGTCCTTGGGCGGCATTCCGCCGCTGGCTGGATTCGTCGGAAAATTCTTCGTGTTCAGCAGTGTGGTGGGCGCCGAGGCAAACCATCTCACGCTGCTGTGGCTGGTGGTCGTGGCCATCCTCATGAGCGCGGTGTCGTTTTACTACTACCTGCGGGTTTTGAAACAAGCCTACGTGGCAGACGCGCCGGCCGGGGTGGAACGCATCGCCGTGCCGGTGGCGACACAGATCGCGCTGGCTGTGCTGGCGCTGCTGGTGGTGCTGCTCGGCTGCGCGCCGCAGGGTTTATGGCACCTGCTGTCGGCGGCCGCCCAAGCGGTTCAGTAG
- the nuoL gene encoding NADH-quinone oxidoreductase subunit L produces the protein MIWIVKNLWLIPVLPLLAAGLIAVSTQPQRKRAATLAIGSMGLAFLLALCALAATLKHDAPGGFREVCNFNWFQFGEQWLQLGWVLDPLTAVMLVMVTFVGALIFIFSVGYMAHDENFTRFFCFLSLFAAGMLGVVIANSLLLLFMSWEIVGLTSYLLIGFWYHKPSAAAAAKKAFITTRIGDLGLLIGMVWLYAKTGTLNFYDGGNGCLEIPTLAKSFPVTTFETLSLLGIALLIFVGAMGKSGQVPLHVWLPDAMEGPTPVSALIHAATMVAAGVFLVARMFALMKPDWSAIAGPNTLVTIAEPDATLVITWVGAITAFFAATIAVAQNDIKRILAYSTVSQLGYMMMGLGVGGVAVGMFHLITHAFFKALLFLGSGSVIHGCHEEQDIRHMGGLKKFMPVTFATYAVGMLALAGFPVFFAGFWSKDAILHAAHGWPISHWPFYLGAAGALLTAFYMTRQVALVFFGQYRSAAVPGRSGHDAEPAHKPSHGSSHSSSAAAGGSGVPHESPAVMTVPLVILAVFAVLLGFLGTPVWPWFQTFLGQAHETSESVLPLMVTSSLIVFIGLGLGWWLYGKRRRKTAAEPDVLEVARPDIFALLKNKYFVDELYEHTVIRFNAWFAAACDFFDRWVWGGVVLLVAGVTIGLAWLYRVTDEFVVNLGFDAGCEGIRRGGGEMSRLHTGRVQTYLRVLGVALVVLILLLVWGRKA, from the coding sequence ATGATCTGGATCGTCAAAAATCTGTGGCTGATTCCCGTGCTGCCGTTGCTGGCGGCGGGGCTCATTGCCGTCAGCACGCAACCGCAGCGGAAGCGCGCGGCAACGCTGGCCATCGGGTCCATGGGCCTCGCGTTTCTGCTCGCCCTCTGCGCCTTGGCGGCCACGCTTAAACACGACGCGCCTGGCGGCTTTCGGGAAGTGTGCAATTTCAACTGGTTCCAGTTCGGGGAACAATGGCTGCAGCTTGGCTGGGTGCTTGACCCGCTCACCGCCGTGATGCTGGTGATGGTCACATTCGTCGGCGCGTTGATCTTCATCTTCAGCGTCGGCTACATGGCGCATGATGAGAACTTCACACGCTTCTTCTGCTTCCTGTCCCTGTTCGCGGCGGGAATGCTCGGCGTGGTCATCGCCAACAGTCTGCTGCTGCTGTTCATGTCGTGGGAGATCGTCGGCCTGACCAGTTATCTGCTCATCGGTTTTTGGTATCACAAGCCCAGCGCGGCGGCGGCGGCGAAGAAGGCCTTCATCACCACGCGCATCGGCGACCTTGGATTGCTTATCGGCATGGTGTGGCTCTACGCAAAGACTGGCACCTTGAATTTCTATGACGGCGGCAATGGCTGCTTGGAAATTCCAACATTGGCAAAGTCTTTTCCCGTCACGACATTTGAAACGCTCTCTCTGCTTGGGATTGCGCTTCTAATTTTTGTCGGTGCAATGGGCAAGTCTGGTCAGGTTCCGCTGCATGTCTGGCTTCCCGATGCAATGGAAGGTCCAACGCCCGTGAGCGCATTGATTCACGCGGCCACGATGGTTGCGGCGGGTGTATTTCTCGTGGCGCGGATGTTTGCTCTGATGAAGCCAGATTGGAGTGCGATCGCGGGGCCGAACACTCTAGTTACGATAGCGGAGCCTGATGCAACGCTTGTAATCACTTGGGTTGGCGCAATCACCGCTTTTTTCGCTGCGACCATTGCCGTCGCCCAAAACGACATCAAGCGCATCCTCGCTTACTCCACGGTTTCGCAGCTTGGCTACATGATGATGGGCTTGGGCGTGGGTGGCGTGGCCGTTGGCATGTTTCATCTCATCACGCACGCGTTCTTCAAGGCGCTGTTGTTCCTCGGCTCCGGGTCAGTGATTCACGGCTGCCACGAGGAACAGGACATCCGGCACATGGGCGGCTTGAAAAAGTTCATGCCGGTGACGTTCGCGACTTATGCGGTCGGCATGCTGGCGCTGGCGGGTTTCCCGGTGTTCTTCGCCGGCTTCTGGAGCAAGGACGCCATTCTGCACGCGGCGCATGGCTGGCCCATTTCGCACTGGCCCTTTTATCTCGGGGCGGCGGGCGCGTTGTTGACGGCGTTTTACATGACGCGCCAGGTCGCGCTGGTGTTCTTTGGCCAGTATCGGAGCGCGGCTGTTCCCGGCCGCAGCGGCCACGACGCGGAACCCGCTCACAAACCATCCCACGGATCCTCTCACTCAAGCAGTGCTGCGGCTGGGGGCAGCGGCGTTCCGCACGAAAGTCCCGCCGTCATGACGGTGCCGCTGGTCATCCTCGCGGTGTTCGCGGTTTTGTTGGGCTTCCTCGGCACGCCGGTGTGGCCGTGGTTTCAGACATTCCTCGGGCAGGCGCACGAAACCAGCGAAAGTGTCCTGCCGTTGATGGTGACCTCCTCGCTCATTGTATTCATCGGCCTCGGCCTCGGCTGGTGGCTTTACGGTAAGCGCCGGCGCAAGACAGCGGCGGAGCCGGACGTGCTCGAAGTCGCGCGGCCTGACATTTTCGCGCTGCTGAAGAACAAGTATTTCGTGGATGAACTCTACGAGCACACGGTCATCCGCTTCAACGCGTGGTTCGCCGCGGCGTGCGATTTTTTTGATCGCTGGGTGTGGGGCGGCGTGGTGTTGCTGGTGGCCGGCGTGACCATCGGTCTGGCCTGGCTTTACCGCGTCACTGACGAATTTGTGGTGAACCTCGGATTCGATGCGGGGTGCGAGGGCATCCGGCGCGGCGGCGGTGAAATGTCCCGCCTGCACACCGGTCGCGTGCAAACCTATCTGCGGGTGCTGGGCGTGGCGCTGGTCGTTCTGATTCTCCTTCTCGTATGGGGGCGCAAGGCATGA